A stretch of Babesia bigemina genome assembly Bbig001, chromosome : III DNA encodes these proteins:
- a CDS encoding ATP-BINDING CASSETTE TRANSPORTER, putative — protein MGTTYETRDTVEMQVDSSVDSCRTGISQKGCKADKVPTYDDKGILNFLLLRWVVYWVNRLKSTYFELSMLPPLPKPDQISYWQPVFSKHISDGLLMLEEAKAQAVLPIGESKPKKEHHHILMRAILLTFWRRILFLSFLAVIDSVLNVGVAMLLKFLLDIMKRKDQLPFKVVGMLFLIILVEVVHSIVQQHRNFYNRRTEILMEAVMSITLFQHGLCHRKDYCVAAEKHGQLNGCKDAVHSCNTEYSSCSPNPLMCPARRHKNAELPPSMYTFLYFDTCHMASLTNGIATVIRFLCSLVFGMLIIRSQIGVDILYPGIAMLALTIIMVAIEFMSGYVLKHLLTFRDARLARIGEVIGSLDVIQTSGMEDIGYNIVNDSRKDEMCFLKLRVFLMLINRAIMNSVGVILKLIVLLEFISVVKRAADKRDFDLAAPVTLLFVVAKITTSLTKLPTTLKFLIEMLASYGRLSKFIVECSPNYYLDAKDTPAGTSTALQLMNKPTSLLSNKHLVVYKNASFAWFHTIEDSLEEVSIKVPILNDLNFELERGDVKIITGNQGCGKTSFIKAMLGEMSLVSGSMAVAPLSTGMPIFYTSQEVWLPSGSIRSIITFGYAFDEDIYRQVTCAVELESDFASWEDGDMRVISEKGYSLSGGQRVRLSLARALYAYLIFSKANERLVGDRCCFLVCLDEPFNGLDPAVAGTIFNNLFNKETGLLVRDDVAVVMAMSKIYMDLFSNLNMFDNVVHMERWDIDNGSMSPSTRCNEPSNVDVPSSQHKECFTTEGGLKRASTLTRMPRNIYQVCESGEFSTMSLGYMSCVKQNSITKAADEAREQNERCSTSSGYLRYLEAVGYKTSFFIIALIVVSIVLQKANAIYIARWSDTVRDLGGCDHDGNADVDVIFMAHEYESFLVKLFSFFYLYFLFVAFLLMVVGSLRCSSRLFSFALNSIIHKNSSVITLKRSIGGIITIFSSDFIHIDEKFCKQVSSTILGLIRIILQAITMCYTIPLASPVPCILVLCIYFYVIRRYFIPAKKLECLMLDATSNINELYASTISGSPLYRSYRKEGQCIEAITTQSEYFYRSKYLKLALNVWAAVAAKMMTCCGAGIMFFIPIICHYAFGIDLRIAQIGLGISLTLGFNDSLSLVIYNVAVVERQMCSLARYTRYFCQGKCTFRDMFESMRETVLCQYGGAGHTENDRMRLADLEKRRKTEYRRLMFRKYVSLWDRQLHKCTIELLDASQYLPSNHMTLELDNVMVPEPAQEFNASTNYILKGVTASTRAGDVVGIVGRTGAGKSTLLSVLQNIASKREGSVLLDGRELNSIPRKVLRHIIGVLPQMPFVFKGWTLRRFLDPRMLHSDEEILHALECCGLLDMVKSLPGTDPLDAVLAHEDIRVQRGYYVIIPLIRLKRRLTSTRSDDGEGGVSGERPDGNVACFSMSQLRSLSFARLVLYRMTYRILLIDEPPSDNCAGHEEADQAGGSPSGAEASSDASVPIYDLVRMFFSHCTTFIVAHDKNVLRSCTSVWLMQSGTLVERCSTQEFMARGLEQIT, from the coding sequence ATGGGGACTACTTACGAGACTCGGGATACTGTTGAAATGCAAGTTGACTCCTCGGTCGACTCGTGTCGCACCGGCATATCGCAAAAGGGATGTAAAGCCGACAAGGTACCCACTTACGATGACAAGGGCATATTGAACTTCTTGTTATTGCGATGGGTAGTATACTGGGTGAATAGACTTAAATCCACCTATTTCGAACTGTCGATGCTGCCGCCACTCCCGAAGCCCGACCAGATATCCTACTGGCAGCCCGTCTTTTCCAAGCACATCAGTGATGGGCTGCTTATGTTGGAGGAGGCAAAGGCGCAAGCGGTGTTGCCCATCGGTGAGTCTAAGCCGAAGAAAGAGCATCACCATATACTGATGCGTGCAATTCTATTGACATTCTGGCGGCGCATATTGTTCCTTTCGTTTCTGGCCGTCATTGACAGCGTTCTAAACGTCGGTGTGGCAATGCTTCTAAAGTTTCTGCTTGACATTATGAAAAGGAAGGATCAGCTGCCTTTTAAAGTCGTAGGCATGCTTTTTCTAATCATACTAGTGGAAGTGGTCCATTCGATAGTCCAGCAACATAGGAACTTCTACAACCGTCGAACGGAGATCCTTATGGAGGCAGTTATGTCCATAACTCTGTTCCAGCACGGTTTGTGTCATCGCAAAGATTACTGCGTTGCAGCAGAGAAGCATGGCCAATTAAATGGCTGCAAGGATGCTGTGCATTCCTGCAATACCGAGTACAGCTCATGTTCGCCTAACCCACTGATGTGCCCAGCCAGGAGGCACAAAAACGCGGAACTGCCGCCAAGCATGTATACTTTTCTCTACTTCGATACCTGCCATATGGCATCCCTAACAAATGGCATCGCCACAGTCATCAGGTTCTTGTGCAGCTTAGTGTTCGGGATGCTCATTATACGATCGCAGATTGGCGTCGACATACTATACCCTGGAAtagccatgctggcgcttACAATTATCATGGTTGCTATCGAGTTTATGAGTGGATACGTGTTGAAGCATTTGCTCACATTCAGGGATGCGAGGTTGGCTAGGATTGGTGAAGTGATTGGGAGTTTAGACGTTATTCAGACATCCGGGATGGAGGATATTGGCTACAATATTGTCAATGATAGCAGGAAGGACGAGATGTGCTTCCTGAAGCTTCGTGTCTTCCTAATGCTCATCAACAGGGCTATAATGAACAGTGTTGGTGTCATTCTGAAACTCATTGTTTTGCTCGAATTTATTAGTGTTGTCAAACGTGCTGCTGATAAGCGTGATTTTGACTTAGCTGCTCCCGTAACATTGCTCTTCGTAGTTGCAAAGATCACCACGTCACTGACGAAGCTACCCACCACGCTCAAGTTTTTGATCGAGATGCTCGCATCATACGGCAGACTCTCGAAGTTTATAGTTGAATGCTCCCCGAATTACTATTTGGACGCCAAAGACACGCCTGCGGGGACTTCCACAGCTTTGCAACTTATGAACAAACCAACAAGCCTCCTGTCGAACAAACATCTTGTGGTATATAAGAACGCCAGCTTCGCATGGTTCCATACGATCGAAGATAGTTTGGAAGAGGTGTCAATAAAAGTGCCCATATTGAATGACCTCAACTTCGAGCTGGAGCGTGGCGATGTGAAGATCATCACCGGCAACCAGGGTTGTGGTAAAACTAGCTTCATCAAAGCGATGCTGGGCGAGATGAGTCTGGTGTCGGGTAGCATGGCGGTTGCTCCGCTGTCGACTGGTATGCCCATTTTCTACACATCGCAGGAGGTGTGGCTGCCGAGCGGTAGCATCCGTTCGATCATCACGTTCGGGTACGcgttcgacgaggacatcTACCGTCAGGTGACGTGTGCGGTTGAGCTGGAGTCTGACTTTGCTTCTTGGGAGGACGGGGACATGCGTGTGATCTCCGAGAAGGGCTACTCGCTGAGTGGCGGCCAGCGCGTGAGGCTGAGTCTGGCGCGTGCTCTCTACGCGTACCTGATCTTCAGCAAGGCCAACGAACGCTTGGTCGGCGACCGGTGCTGCTTCTTGGTCTGTCTGGACGAGCCTTTCAACGGGTTGGATCCGGCCGTCGCAGGCACCATATTCAACAACCTCTTCAACAAGGAGACGGGCTTGCTCGTAAGGGACGACGTTGCCGTAGTCATGGCAATGTCAAAAATATACATGGATTTGTTCTCCAATTTGAATATGTTCGACAACGTAGTTCATATGGAACGCTGGGACATTGATAATGGTTCTATGTCCCCGTCCACGCGATGTAACGAGCCGTCTAACGTCGATGTGCCATCCTCTCAGCACAAGGAATGTTTCACAACAGAAGGTGGTTTGAAGCGTGCTTCCACCTTGACTCGTATGCCGCGCAATATTTACCAGGTGTGCGAAAGTGGAGAGTTCTCAACGATGAGTTTGGGGTACATGTCGTGCGTAAAGCAGAACTCCATCACCAAGGCAGCCGATGAAGCACGTGAGCAAAACGAGCGGTGTTCTACTTCATCAGGATATTTGAGGTACTTGGAGGCTGTAGGGTATAAAACAAGCTTTTTCATAATTGCACTGATTGTGGTCAGTATAGTTTTGCAGAAAGCAAACGCCATTTACATTGCGCGTTGGTCAGACACTGTTAGGGACCTTGGAGGATGTGACCATGACGGTAATGCTGATGTGGACGTGATATTTATGGCGCATGAATATGAAAGTTTCTTGGTGAAGTTGTTTTCGTTCTTTTACTTATACTTTTTGTTTGTTGCTTTCCTTCTTATGGTTGTGGGCAGTTTGAGGTGCTCTTCACGGCTCTTTTCGTTCGCATTAAATTCGATTATTCataaaaattcctcggttATTACGCTTAAAAGGTCAATTGGGGGTATAATCACGATATTCTCATCCGACTTCATCCACATCGACGAGAAATTCTGCAAACAAGTTAGCAGCACGATTCTGGGATTGATCCGGATAATATTACAAGCCATTACCATGTGTTACACTATACCTTTGGCTTCACCTGTGCCTTGTATTTTAGTTTTGTGTATCTATTTTTATGTCATACGCCGCTATTTTATTCCGGCGAAGAAACTGGAGTGCCTGATGCTAGATGCGACATCGAACATAAATGAGCTGTACGCTAGTACGATTTCAGGATCACCGCTTTACCGCAGTTACCGGAAGGAGGGTCAGTGTATCGAGGCTATTACGACACAGTCGGAGTATTTTTACAGGTCTAAATACCTGAAGCTTGCATTGAACGTATGGGCAGCAGTGGCTGCCAAGATGATGACGTGTTGTGGTGCGGGTATTATGTTCTTCATCCCCATCATATGTCATTATGCATTCGGTATTGATTTGCGTATTGCTCAAATCGGTCTTGGAATATCTCTGACTCTGGGGTTTAACGATTCCCTATCCTTGGTCATATACAACGTCGCAGTCGTTGAGAGACAGATGTGCTCATTGGCGCGTTATACGCGGTATTTCTGCCAAGGCAAATGTACATTCAGGGACATGTTCGAATCAATGAGAGAAACTGTTTTATGTCAATATGGCGGCGCAGGGCATACCGAAAACGACAGAATGCGCCTAGCTGATTTGGAGAAGCGACGAAAAACAGAATATCGCCGCTTGATGTTTAGGAAGTATGTCTCACTGTGGGATCGGCAACTTCACAAATGCACCATAGAATTATTGGATGCTTCCCAATATTTGCCCTCCAATCACATGACCCTCGAACTGGATAATGTTATGGTGCCAGAACCTGCTCAGGAATTCAATGCTAGCACGAATTACATCCTGAAAGGCGTTACTGCGAGCACGCGTGCTGGCGATGTGGTTGGTATAGTGGGCCGTACTGGCGCTGGCAAGAGTACGCTGTTGAGTGTGCTGCAGAACATTGCATCGAAAAGGGAGGGCTCCGTGTTGCTTGACGGTCGGGAGTTGAACAGCATCCCTCGTAAGGTGTTGCGCCACATCATCGGCGTGTTGCCCCAGATGCCTTTTGTGTTCAAGGGGTGGACCCTGCGTCGTTTCCTGGACCCGCGTATGTTGCACTCTGACGAGGAGATCTTGCACGCCCTGGAGTGCTGCGGTTTGTTGGACATGGTCAAATCTCTGCCTGGCACCGATCCGCTGGACGCTGTGTTAGCGCACGAGGACATACGGGTGCAAAGGGGCTACTACGTGATAATTCCCCTGATACGTCTGAAGCGTAGACTCACCTCAACCCGTTCCGATGACGGCGAGGGAGGCGTGTCGGGTGAGCGTCCCGATGGCAACGTGGCGTGCTTCTCGATGAGCCAGTTGCGGTCGCTGTCGTTTGCTCGTCTGGTGCTGTATCGCATGACTTATCGCATTCTGCTGATCGACGAGCCGCCATCCGACAACTGCGCGGGTCACGAGGAGGCGGATCAGGCAGGTGGCAGCCCGTCCGGGGCTGAGGCATCGAGCGACGCGTCAGTGCCCATCTACGACCTGGTGCGGATGTTCTTCAGCCACTGCACGACGTTCATCGTGGCGCACGACAAGAACGTGCTGAGGTCGTGCACGTCGGTCTGGCTGATGCAGAGCGGCACGCTAGTCGAACGCTGCTCCACACAAGAATTcatggccaggggattggaGCAGATCACTTGA